From the Homo sapiens chromosome 1, GRCh38.p14 Primary Assembly genome, one window contains:
- the PRAMEF11 gene encoding PRAME family member 11 isoform X1, which translates to MKMSIRIPPRLLELAGRSLLRDQALAVSTLEELPTELFPPLFMEAFSRRRCEALKLMVQAWPFRRLPLRPLIKMPCLEAFQAVLDGLDALLTQGVRPRRWKLQVLDLQDVCENFWMVWSEAMAHGCFLNAKRNKKPVQDCPRMRGRQPLTVFVELWLKNRTLDEYLTCLLLWVKQRRDLLHLCCKKLKILGMPFRNIRSILKMVNLDCIQEVEVNCKWILPILTQFTPYLGHLRNLQKLVLSHMDVSRYVSPEQKKEIVTQFTTQFLKLRCLQKLYMNSVSFLEGHLDQLLSCLKTSLKVLTITNCVLLESDLKHLSQCPSISQLKTLDLSGIRLTNYSLVPLQILLEKVAATLEYLDLDDCGIIDSQVNAILPALSRCFELNTFSFCGNPICMATLENLLSHTIILKNLCLELYPAPQESYGADGTLCWSRFAQIRAELMKKVRHLRHPKRILFCTDNCPDHGDRSFYDLEADQYCC; encoded by the exons ATGAAGATGAGCATCCGGATTCCACCCAGACTCCTGGAGCTTGCGGGGCGGAGCCTGCTGAGGGACCAAGCCTTGGCCGTCTCCACCCTGGAGGAGCTGCCCACGGAACTTTTCCCCCCACTGTTCATGGAGGCCTTCAGCAGGAGACGCTGTGAGGCCCTGAAGCTGATGGTGCAGGCCTGGCCCTTCCGCCGCCTCCCTCTGAGGCCTCTGATAAAGATGCCTTGTCTGGAGGCCTTCCAAGCTGTGCTCGATGGGCTGGATGCACTGCTTACCCAAGGGGTTCGTCCCAG GAGATGGAAACTtcaagtgctggatttacaggatGTCTGTGAGAACTTCTGGATGGTTTGGTCTGAAGCTATGGCCCATGGGTGCTTCCTCAATGCCAAGAGGAACAAAAAACCAGTGCAGGACTGTCCAAGGATGAGAGGACGGCAGCCCTTGACTGTGTTTGTAGAACTTTGGCTCAAGAACAGGACTCTGGATGAATACCTCACCTGCCTCCTTCTATGGGTCAAGCAGAGGAGAGATTTACTACACCTGTGCTGTAAGAAGCTGAAAATTTTGGGAATGCCCTTCCGCAATATCAGAAGCATCCTGAAAATGGTGAACCTAGACTgtatccaggaggtggaagtgaaTTGCAAGTGGATACTGCCCATCCTGACACAGTTTACCCCATACCTGGGCCACTTGAGGAATCTTCAGAAGCTCGTTCTCTCCCACATGGATGTCTCTCGCTACGTTTCCCCAGAGCAGAAGAAGGAGATTGTTACCCAGTTCACCACTCAGTTCCTCAAGCTGCGCTGCCTCCAAAAGCTTTATATGAACTCTGTTTCTTTCCTCGAAGGCCACCTGGACCAGCTGCTCAG CTGTCTGAAGACCTCGTTAAAGGTCCTCACAATAACTAACTGTGTGCTTTTGGAATCAGACTTGAAGCATCTATCCCAGTGCCCGAGTATCAGTCAACTAAAGACCCTGGACCTGAGTGGCATCAGACTGACCAATTACAGTCTTGTGCCTCTCCAAATTCTCCTAGAAAAAGTTGCAGCCACCCTTGAGTACCTGGATTTAGATGACTGTGGCATCATAGACTCCCAAGTCAACGCCATCCTGCCTGCCCTGAGCCGCTGCTTTGAGCTCAACACCTTCAGCTTCTGTGGAAATCCCATCTGCATGGCCACCCTGGAGAACCTGCTGAGCCACACAATCATACTCAAAAACTTATGCCTGGAGCTGTATCCTGCCCCGCAGGAAAGTTATGGTGCTGATGGTACTCTCTGCTGGAGCAGATTTGCTCAAATTAGGGCTGAGCtgatgaagaaagtgaggcaCTTAAGGCACCCCAAGAGGATCTTGTTCTGTACTGACAACTGCCCTGACCATGGCGACAGGTCATTTTATGACCTGGAGGCAGATCAATACTGCTGTTGA